The stretch of DNA AAGAGGAAGCTTAGACCGAGAACAAGCTGACATGGGGGAAGGAAGTTCTTCTTGCCGCGTATCATGAAGCTTCCTGTGCCCAAATATTCTCCCGTTGGTGCAGTCTTGCTGACCTGATCACTACGCACCCAGTACGCATTTGTGACGACTTTTGCATCCCACGCAACGCTGTACGAGATAGCCATTGTCCCGGCTTCAAGGAGAGTCTTCGGGGGGACTTCTCCACCTCCGGGATTGCGTATTACAACACTCGAAGCTCCCTGAATCTCAGCGTGCACGTAGATGTCCGTTGGGCGCATGTAGCGCTTCACAATCATCTCGTTCTGCTGCTGATCACGTCCACCGATCACGAGGTAATTTTCAGAGCTGATAAACCAGTAGAATTTCTCAAACCAGTACACTTTCCTTgctttggaaatatttgtgAGTGTCTTGACATCCTTTAGGGTCTGCTGGGTTCGTCTTTCCGCCGATTTGAGAGCCTTCCCGGACGCATCGAGCGTCTTCTGCTCTTTCTTCGCGGCACTACGCTTCTGATCGTAGTAATTTCGAGCATTTGCAAAGGCAGAAAGTGAGAGATCAACATCCACAACCATTGTTTCGAGTTTATCTCTTCCTTCCTCGTGTTCATCATCATCTGAAGCATCCTCGTCGGCGTTTGAGTAGGGATCGGAGAGTTGGAGGGAGATACTGTTGACTTCAAGCTTTAGCTTCTTGATCGTAAGCGCTACGGGATCTTGATTATTCTGAGCTACCTTCACGAGTTCTTGAATATCAGGCCATGACATCTGATTCGCAAGAGCGGATTGAATGGCAAAGATTGCCTTGTCCACAAGCTCCTGATTGCGTGTTATGAGTTCAGCCTTATCTCTGTCCACAAGTTGAGTCTTTGTCAGCTCTTCAATTCTCTTGGCATGATCCTCCCGGACGTTTGATAGTTTCTTCAGGGCCTCTCGTTCCTGCTGCATAGCCTTCACGTCAATCTTCTGCCCTTCCATGGTGGAATGGAATTCATCCACAGCTGCATCGAAAGAATCAAACTCCCGGAAGGGGCGATCACTGAATTGCTGGAAGAGGAATGGATGGTACTCAACGTTGACAAAGAAGGCCTCCCCAGGGCCATTCTGTGTGGGTCTTATTTCCTCCTTTTGGATTATAATGCCCTTTGAGGGATTACTCGAAGCATTCTCCAGCATTTCTTGTGCCTCCTTGACAGCTTCCATTAGTGCCGGAAAGTCTTTCTCAAAGGAAAAATCCCTGCTTCCGTACTTTGTGCTCTCTTTGTTCTTCTGTTTGCGCTTCTTCCCTCCCCCGTCGATTGGCTGGGCTTCCTCCTCTGTCTTCTTACCCTCAACCTTGCAAGCTAAGAGATCTCTCTTCAGGAGAACATGATCAATCACAGATGGACCACAGTTGAGAATTGGATTGAGAATTGTACGAAGAGCTGCCCCTTGTTGGGCATTCTCAATTGCCTCCCGGACAACTTCCTCACTAACTTCCGTGTTCTGCTTTGCCCTCTGCAGTGGATACTTCTCCCGGACGACGAATCGAACTTCCTCACCCTCTGCATGAGGTCGTAGGACA from Lutzomyia longipalpis isolate SR_M1_2022 chromosome 1, ASM2433408v1 encodes:
- the LOC129787031 gene encoding ribosome quality control complex subunit NEMF homolog yields the protein MKIRFNTYDIVCIVTELQKLIGMRVNQIYDIDNKTYLLRLQRTEEKVVLLMESGNRLHTTAFEWPKNVAPSGFTMKLRKHLKNKRLESLKQVGNDRIVDLQFGTGEAAYHIILELYDRGNILLCDYEMTILNVLRPHAEGEEVRFVVREKYPLQRAKQNTEVSEEVVREAIENAQQGAALRTILNPILNCGPSVIDHVLLKRDLLACKVEGKKTEEEAQPIDGGGKKRKQKNKESTKYGSRDFSFEKDFPALMEAVKEAQEMLENASSNPSKGIIIQKEEIRPTQNGPGEAFFVNVEYHPFLFQQFSDRPFREFDSFDAAVDEFHSTMEGQKIDVKAMQQEREALKKLSNVREDHAKRIEELTKTQLVDRDKAELITRNQELVDKAIFAIQSALANQMSWPDIQELVKVAQNNQDPVALTIKKLKLEVNSISLQLSDPYSNADEDASDDDEHEEGRDKLETMVVDVDLSLSAFANARNYYDQKRSAAKKEQKTLDASGKALKSAERRTQQTLKDVKTLTNISKARKVYWFEKFYWFISSENYLVIGGRDQQQNEMIVKRYMRPTDIYVHAEIQGASSVVIRNPGGGEVPPKTLLEAGTMAISYSVAWDAKVVTNAYWVRSDQVSKTAPTGEYLGTGSFMIRGKKNFLPPCQLVLGLSFLFRLEDSSVERHKGERRVRQFGDDDDSLSRQTSIETERLSSISEDVEIDLDKEDDEKDEEKEEGNDEGNDSASDSDEEGGVKYPDTHVKIEHDTGRVTLKSDAIMERLQSIEEEPDTVDNAIYLGDDKPYIIPALPRPPKKKQQQKKKMLKEPVIEEKDEEKSDEEGQENKQGGNQVKRRQKGKLKKMKQKYKDQDEDERKQKMEILKSDGKSAKEKKKKAQEEEIKKINRRNVAARKPREPVEGEEVDETPAAADVDMLDFLTGSPVEEDELLFAVPVIAPYQALHNYKFKVKLTPGTGRRGKASKMAVLIFQKDKTCTGREKDLLKSVKDEMIARNIPGKVKLSAPQLQKFKK